A stretch of Crossiella cryophila DNA encodes these proteins:
- a CDS encoding GH92 family glycosyl hydrolase: MRRTRALAGAVTAVLVLGTVGGTASAEPLDGSGFPLVRDPAAYVDPLIGTKNLGNVFPGAVMPFGMLSWSPENTKGNATRTAAPGGYHYDATKIRGFSLTHMSGTGCAGGSGDIPFFPHVGEVTSSPAVDGKDEVYASTFSHANESAKAGRYSVTLDSGAKADLSATLRSGAGRFTFPAGKAGSLLVRTANSEVGSTDAAVAVDPATRTVTGSVTSGNFCGYLDKEGRRSYYKLHFVAEFDQAFSSVGTWQDDKLNPGATTSTGGTTYGTNGWPVVGKGSGAYLGFDTAKNPAVNVRVGISYVSLDNAKANLRAENPRRAAVEEVAAAAREAWTRQLRRIQIGGGTEADRTKFYTALYHSLLHPNVFSDVNGEYAGMDGKVHRPVPGQQVQYGTFSGWDVYRSQVQLLTLLEPKIGSDIAQSLLNQAQQNGGVWDRWTHANGGTHVMNGDPAAPSIAGIHAFGGTDFDVRTSLRSLVKAATVPTALDLKRDGWNVMSVGQRPSLDKYLKHNYMPSVSNAWGGAAETLEISTADFALAQLADRLGDKQTAKTFTERAQWWQNNFDPAAHASGGYIRNRHADGSWTPNFTPGTGDGFVEGSSAQYTWMVQHNVAGLTQAMGGAERVNKRLDEFFHNADGSWALSKSGDEKSEMDNEPSVNVPYLYNYTGQPHKAQQTIREVVNTLWTTGPGGIPGNDDLGAMSSWYVFSALGMYPQVPSRAELVLSSPLFPFARINRDRGKDITVLAPKAAADAPYIHKLRVNGRESAKPWLPESFVQRGGLLEYTMDTKPNTAWGAAAADAPPSWRDGEQPYQIGVGPDHLVTTPGGSTKAEVTVYHLSGAQPEVRYSIAPTPGLKIEPSSGLVPIKDGVGKVEFTVTAETAGQGYHPVNATVTVSGGKTTTRQLTVKVAAPRTWFAALDNTGVSDDPGTHEEANFDGGGYSYSKQGLAAAGLVAGQPGTVAGLNFTWPSEPFGRPDNIAANGQTVQLTAPVSRLSFVGSAINGSRTAPGTVTYTDGSTGTFDLGFSDWTLGGGGGSLMYENVIVAKTPYRNGIGGKQEVPTHILATKPLTAPEGKQIASITFPRNSGLHIFTLATS, from the coding sequence GTGAGAAGGACACGGGCTCTGGCCGGTGCGGTGACCGCCGTGCTGGTGCTGGGTACGGTCGGGGGGACGGCCTCGGCCGAGCCTCTTGACGGGAGCGGATTCCCGCTGGTTCGGGATCCCGCGGCCTACGTCGATCCGTTGATCGGGACCAAGAACCTGGGCAATGTCTTTCCCGGTGCGGTGATGCCGTTCGGCATGCTGTCCTGGAGTCCGGAGAACACCAAGGGAAACGCCACCCGGACCGCGGCGCCCGGCGGCTACCACTACGACGCGACCAAGATCCGCGGTTTCAGCCTGACGCACATGTCGGGCACCGGATGTGCGGGTGGATCCGGGGATATCCCGTTCTTCCCGCACGTGGGTGAGGTGACTTCCTCGCCCGCGGTGGACGGCAAGGACGAGGTGTACGCGAGCACCTTCAGCCACGCCAACGAATCGGCGAAGGCGGGCCGGTATTCGGTCACGCTGGATTCCGGCGCCAAGGCCGATCTGTCCGCGACCCTGCGCAGTGGCGCCGGGCGATTCACCTTCCCGGCGGGCAAGGCCGGGTCGCTGCTGGTGCGCACGGCCAATTCCGAGGTGGGGTCCACCGACGCCGCGGTGGCGGTGGATCCGGCCACCCGGACCGTGACCGGATCGGTGACGAGTGGGAATTTCTGCGGCTACCTCGACAAGGAGGGGCGCCGGTCCTACTACAAGCTGCATTTCGTGGCCGAGTTCGACCAGGCGTTCAGCTCGGTGGGCACCTGGCAGGACGACAAGCTGAACCCCGGCGCGACCACCTCGACCGGCGGCACCACCTACGGCACCAACGGGTGGCCGGTGGTGGGCAAGGGTTCCGGGGCCTATCTGGGCTTTGACACGGCGAAGAACCCGGCGGTGAACGTCCGGGTCGGGATCTCCTATGTGAGCCTGGACAACGCCAAGGCCAACCTGCGGGCGGAGAACCCGCGGCGGGCGGCGGTGGAGGAGGTCGCGGCGGCGGCGCGGGAAGCCTGGACGCGGCAGCTGCGGCGGATCCAGATCGGCGGCGGCACCGAGGCGGACCGGACCAAGTTCTACACCGCGCTGTACCACTCCCTGTTGCACCCCAACGTCTTCAGCGACGTCAACGGGGAGTACGCCGGGATGGACGGGAAGGTGCACCGGCCCGTTCCCGGGCAGCAGGTGCAGTACGGCACCTTCTCCGGCTGGGACGTCTACCGCTCGCAGGTGCAGCTGCTGACGTTGCTGGAACCCAAGATCGGCTCGGACATCGCGCAGTCGCTGCTCAACCAGGCGCAGCAGAACGGCGGCGTGTGGGACCGCTGGACGCACGCCAACGGCGGCACGCACGTGATGAACGGCGACCCGGCCGCGCCCTCCATCGCCGGTATCCACGCCTTCGGCGGCACCGACTTCGACGTGCGGACCTCGTTGCGCTCACTGGTCAAGGCGGCCACCGTGCCGACCGCGCTGGACCTCAAGCGGGACGGCTGGAACGTGATGTCGGTCGGCCAGCGGCCCTCGCTGGACAAGTACCTCAAGCACAACTACATGCCCTCGGTGTCCAACGCCTGGGGTGGGGCGGCCGAGACGCTGGAGATCTCCACCGCCGACTTCGCCCTGGCCCAGCTGGCGGATCGGTTGGGGGACAAGCAAACCGCGAAGACCTTCACCGAGCGGGCGCAGTGGTGGCAGAACAACTTCGACCCGGCCGCGCACGCCAGTGGCGGCTACATCCGCAACCGGCACGCCGACGGCAGCTGGACGCCGAACTTCACCCCCGGCACCGGGGACGGCTTCGTCGAGGGCAGCAGCGCCCAGTACACCTGGATGGTGCAGCACAACGTGGCCGGGCTGACCCAGGCCATGGGCGGTGCGGAGCGGGTGAACAAGCGGCTGGACGAGTTCTTCCACAACGCCGACGGCAGCTGGGCGCTGAGCAAGTCCGGCGACGAGAAGTCCGAAATGGACAATGAGCCCTCGGTCAACGTGCCCTACCTCTACAACTACACCGGGCAGCCGCACAAGGCACAGCAGACCATCCGCGAGGTGGTGAACACGCTGTGGACCACCGGACCCGGTGGCATCCCCGGCAACGACGACCTCGGCGCGATGTCCTCCTGGTACGTCTTCTCCGCGCTGGGCATGTACCCGCAGGTGCCATCCCGCGCCGAACTGGTGCTGTCCAGCCCGCTGTTCCCGTTCGCCAGGATCAACCGGGACCGCGGCAAGGACATCACCGTGCTGGCGCCCAAGGCCGCGGCCGACGCGCCCTACATCCACAAGCTCCGGGTCAACGGGCGCGAGTCGGCCAAGCCGTGGCTGCCGGAGTCCTTCGTGCAGCGCGGTGGCCTGCTCGAGTACACAATGGACACCAAGCCGAACACCGCCTGGGGTGCGGCGGCCGCGGACGCGCCGCCGTCCTGGCGGGACGGGGAGCAGCCCTACCAGATCGGGGTCGGGCCGGACCACCTGGTGACCACGCCGGGCGGCAGTACCAAGGCCGAGGTGACCGTCTACCACCTCTCCGGCGCGCAGCCCGAGGTCCGCTACTCGATCGCACCCACGCCAGGGCTGAAGATCGAACCGTCCAGTGGGCTGGTGCCGATCAAGGACGGGGTGGGCAAGGTCGAGTTCACGGTGACCGCGGAGACCGCCGGGCAGGGCTACCACCCGGTCAACGCCACGGTCACGGTCAGCGGCGGCAAGACCACCACCCGGCAGCTCACCGTGAAGGTGGCCGCCCCGCGGACCTGGTTCGCCGCACTGGACAACACCGGTGTCTCCGACGATCCGGGCACGCACGAGGAGGCCAACTTCGACGGTGGCGGCTACAGCTATTCCAAGCAGGGCCTGGCCGCCGCCGGCCTGGTCGCCGGTCAGCCCGGCACGGTGGCGGGGCTGAACTTCACCTGGCCCAGTGAGCCGTTCGGGCGGCCGGACAACATCGCCGCCAACGGCCAGACCGTGCAGCTGACCGCGCCGGTCAGCCGACTGTCCTTTGTGGGCAGTGCGATCAACGGCAGCCGGACCGCGCCGGGCACCGTCACCTACACCGACGGCAGCACCGGCACCTTCGACCTGGGCTTCAGCGACTGGACCCTGGGCGGCGGAGGCGGCAGCCTGATGTACGAGAACGTGATCGTGGCCAAGACCCCCTACCGCAACGGAATCGGCGGCAAACAAGAGGTGCCCACACACATCCTGGCCACCAAACCCCTCACCGCCCCCGAGGGCAAACAGATCGCCAGCATCACCTTCCCCCGCAACAGCGGCCTACACATCTTCACCCTGGCCACCAGCTGA
- a CDS encoding zinc-binding dehydrogenase, whose product MDKVMTAAVLTRHGGPDTLELRRDHPVPEPGPGRVLVRVRAAALNNTDIWTREGAYGRPGDPDARSGWRGPIAFPRVQGGDIAGVIAGVGPDLPADLIGGRVLVDPALYRDEGEHAPPVGLLGSEADGGFAEYVLVRADRVHQVADSPLSDAELACLPVAYGTAMGMLERGGIGPGETVLVTGASGGVGAALVQLLAARGAHPIAMTTTAKESDVRALGATGVVTRDAGDLADQIRAQAPHGLDAVADIAGGAAVNDLLPLIRDDGRWVIAGAVAGPTIHFDLRRLYLHNIGLIGSSMHTRPHFAELVTAARAGAVRPPVAATFPLTAVHAAQRRFLERGHVGKIVLLPG is encoded by the coding sequence ATGGACAAGGTCATGACGGCCGCGGTCCTCACCCGGCACGGCGGCCCGGACACCCTTGAGCTGCGCCGCGACCACCCGGTGCCCGAACCCGGTCCCGGCCGGGTGCTGGTGCGGGTGCGCGCCGCGGCGCTGAACAACACCGACATCTGGACCAGGGAGGGCGCCTACGGCCGCCCCGGCGATCCGGACGCGCGCAGTGGCTGGCGCGGCCCGATCGCCTTCCCCCGGGTGCAGGGCGGCGATATCGCCGGGGTGATCGCGGGCGTGGGTCCCGATCTGCCAGCGGACCTCATCGGCGGGCGGGTGCTGGTCGATCCGGCGCTCTACCGGGACGAGGGCGAGCACGCGCCGCCGGTCGGGCTGCTCGGCAGCGAGGCCGACGGCGGGTTCGCCGAGTACGTGCTGGTGCGGGCGGACCGGGTGCACCAGGTCGCCGATTCCCCGCTCTCCGACGCCGAACTGGCCTGCCTGCCGGTGGCCTACGGCACCGCGATGGGCATGCTGGAACGCGGCGGCATCGGCCCCGGCGAGACCGTCCTGGTCACCGGCGCCTCCGGCGGCGTGGGCGCGGCCCTGGTCCAGTTGCTGGCCGCCCGCGGCGCGCACCCGATCGCGATGACCACCACCGCCAAGGAATCCGACGTCCGCGCCCTGGGCGCCACCGGCGTGGTGACCAGGGACGCGGGCGATCTGGCCGACCAGATCCGCGCCCAGGCCCCGCACGGCCTGGACGCGGTGGCCGACATCGCCGGCGGCGCCGCGGTCAACGACCTGCTGCCACTGATCCGCGACGACGGCCGCTGGGTGATCGCCGGCGCGGTGGCGGGCCCGACCATCCACTTCGACCTGCGACGGCTGTACCTGCACAACATCGGCCTGATCGGCTCGTCCATGCACACCCGCCCGCACTTCGCCGAACTGGTCACCGCCGCCAGGGCGGGCGCCGTGCGACCACCGGTCGCGGCGACCTTTCCCCTGACGGCGGTGCACGCCGCACAGCGCCGATTCCTCGAACGCGGGCACGTGGGCAAGATCGTGCTCCTGCCCGGCTGA
- a CDS encoding ricin-type beta-trefoil lectin domain protein, whose protein sequence is MRSRLLSVTTLGLMMLSLLGLGAAQAAPATPAAPAAPAAAQKVFFTFYGWWDNTPPGGAIAYPQIHNTAGGKGTYADPITLATSKKELKPGTKVWVPRVKKYFIMEDDCSACNQEWDGQGPNGGPKLWHFDLWIGGKGGNAMNAIDCEDALTNYHPDGKPVMEESIINPPSNLTVDPTPIFNTSTGECYGGAKPKTTVGEYKNTATGQCLENPGDSTKPGTALKVAACNNSTAQRFSFHGAFMEHNKLCTAQSGSNVVLNKCDGGPKQQWSVNPNGTISDMQSNTKCYRASGGNVTAGKCSGNESKWVFKSAV, encoded by the coding sequence ATGCGCAGCCGTCTGTTGTCGGTGACCACGCTCGGCCTGATGATGTTGAGCCTGCTCGGTCTGGGCGCCGCCCAGGCCGCTCCCGCCACGCCAGCCGCCCCGGCTGCCCCCGCCGCCGCGCAGAAGGTCTTCTTCACCTTCTACGGCTGGTGGGACAACACGCCGCCGGGCGGGGCCATCGCCTATCCGCAGATCCACAACACCGCGGGCGGCAAGGGCACCTACGCCGACCCGATCACCCTGGCCACCTCCAAGAAGGAGCTGAAGCCCGGCACCAAGGTCTGGGTGCCCAGGGTGAAGAAGTACTTCATCATGGAGGACGACTGTTCGGCCTGTAACCAGGAATGGGACGGCCAGGGCCCCAACGGCGGCCCGAAGCTGTGGCACTTCGACCTGTGGATCGGTGGCAAGGGCGGCAACGCGATGAACGCCATCGACTGCGAGGACGCGCTCACCAACTACCACCCCGACGGCAAGCCGGTGATGGAGGAATCGATCATCAACCCGCCGTCGAACCTGACCGTGGACCCGACGCCGATCTTCAACACCAGCACCGGTGAGTGCTACGGCGGCGCGAAGCCGAAGACCACCGTCGGCGAGTACAAGAACACCGCCACCGGCCAGTGCCTGGAGAACCCCGGCGACAGCACCAAGCCGGGCACCGCGCTGAAGGTGGCCGCCTGCAACAACTCCACCGCGCAGCGCTTCTCCTTCCACGGCGCGTTCATGGAGCACAACAAGCTGTGCACGGCCCAGTCCGGCAGCAACGTGGTGCTGAACAAGTGCGACGGCGGACCGAAGCAGCAGTGGTCGGTCAACCCGAACGGCACCATCTCGGACATGCAGTCCAACACCAAGTGCTACCGGGCTTCCGGCGGCAACGTGACGGCTGGCAAGTGTTCGGGCAACGAGAGCAAGTGGGTGTTCAAGTCGGCGGTGTGA
- a CDS encoding glycoside hydrolase family protein, which yields MRTPLYRRITVTVLSGALLAGTLSAAPIAHAAVPVDEAGLANALFGATMRIVNRDDDLAKNLVTSAELLDWRAKNPAAAPAAVTAHLTAVRKHVDTAVPNQAWSREPVETVSAALVAVRGAPGTTVDGARLGKLNNTLLGLDTVPVSTRPEDRVSGAQQQFAWESGYADNQREVWTGVAQTARADAGFRGAWNAEIGDRSRVNSGGGSAEFAQGEQLRSVLDVSKLQAAAKLGEVQLREVSDTTFKDLAGKLYKERQEALDHVSSALKQTPPDSRPSEPTAEQKTAAKALEEKRKGYIDTVKGGLDGLAFVVGLIDPNFGKRITKFAEGAVKVAYAVNKAVTAFTLINSAFSLATAAFTGNVIGAISTLISVFTMGGPTVEERILEQIKEMRKQLETIQQNMNDRFDRIDGKLDQMYNRMIEEFKKLDNSVAWVRENQKQMLGALTSLSVQLQVVGATLLKAIDGLHKLDQWGKVDRYLDYKRKHAGRDMPERDFIDAESAFWVTAVQAPINDLFVVPQANYRTDPETVLTNLNLHGDGGTAAFLAFYAREKLDPGFGHTGQGGNAAAWGIGANAYGLLVKQNPQWLSGTSTDERGKKALDGGRDIRDQLLSFSQPGPDGAVNKTFQSLQANYGAKADELIAEVAKREGEVSEGKTLSLFRGPEQGAPAGTPGLYAPEQFPTCRVTSDPTQNFPLSRARAHDGQHMTAPILFYRYFRPDQVTYKPCWDFTHRAVAGQPGAHDLVMQMRDEFFFPDGTRWTSRPTEAVVHRWPPGSTDNALTFIKQNWDSKLKPIFDRDAKVEPGVDFLTPRFAKLGEQVLKSKRAEFYKRAADYVRDSPAGRELNLSARLLRAYTEAGFPRALNTDEYLRSALYGPKALYGAGQNDNNFLVEEYKLAAQNVLEDKPAWDQARSDQASFCAQLAAGKDTVGACLRHNMSLRQDRLSARLATQFILRWEGADQTLPGLQTQLRTLWLTLRSVHPNYDFGPAIEAPAPPAPSAGIWQEPETVDAEASYESGVATAMLKGNQFVAWRGTDGHLYGSLAGRPGFPAKVKIADITSKAPFAPTVAEFNGKLVVVWKDFTPGAQFPMQKTAVSADGKSWTITEVPAPRRQLHNLDSPTLTVFNGKLFGLYRGTDQQLYLTSTTDAVNWGPAVHTLAGNMTNQRPGMTVHNGKLFVAWRGHDQHPRAYMASSSDGVTWVGAPTRVGGLEATVDGGPVLASHGGKLYAVWRGWDTAVLSGSFTTDGAAWSPLYTVARGAATNHPPGVVAAGGRLRLAWGQALAATVAATSSAVLPG from the coding sequence ATGCGAACGCCCCTGTACCGAAGAATCACCGTGACAGTGCTCAGCGGCGCGCTGCTCGCGGGCACCCTGTCCGCCGCGCCGATCGCACACGCCGCCGTCCCGGTGGACGAGGCCGGGCTGGCCAACGCGCTCTTCGGCGCCACCATGCGCATCGTCAACCGGGACGACGACCTGGCCAAGAACCTGGTGACCAGCGCCGAACTGCTGGACTGGCGGGCGAAGAACCCGGCCGCCGCTCCCGCCGCGGTGACCGCGCACCTGACCGCGGTGCGCAAGCACGTGGACACCGCCGTGCCGAACCAGGCGTGGAGCCGCGAGCCGGTGGAGACGGTCAGCGCCGCGCTGGTCGCGGTCCGCGGCGCACCCGGCACGACCGTCGACGGGGCCCGGCTGGGCAAGCTGAACAACACTCTGCTGGGACTGGACACGGTGCCGGTGTCCACCAGGCCCGAGGACCGGGTTTCCGGCGCGCAACAGCAGTTCGCCTGGGAGTCCGGCTACGCCGACAACCAGCGCGAGGTGTGGACCGGGGTGGCCCAGACCGCCCGCGCCGACGCCGGTTTCCGCGGTGCCTGGAACGCCGAGATCGGCGACCGCTCCAGGGTCAACTCCGGTGGCGGTTCCGCCGAGTTCGCCCAGGGCGAGCAGCTGCGCTCGGTGCTGGACGTCAGCAAGCTGCAGGCCGCGGCCAAGCTCGGCGAGGTGCAGCTGCGGGAGGTCTCCGACACCACGTTCAAGGACCTCGCGGGCAAGCTGTACAAGGAGCGCCAGGAAGCGCTGGACCACGTCTCCAGCGCGCTGAAGCAGACCCCGCCGGACAGCAGGCCCAGCGAGCCGACCGCGGAGCAGAAGACCGCGGCCAAGGCGCTGGAGGAGAAGCGCAAGGGCTACATCGACACGGTCAAGGGCGGCCTGGACGGGCTGGCCTTCGTGGTCGGCCTGATCGACCCGAACTTCGGCAAGCGGATCACCAAGTTCGCCGAGGGTGCGGTCAAGGTGGCCTACGCGGTGAACAAGGCGGTGACCGCGTTCACGCTGATCAACTCGGCCTTCTCGTTGGCCACGGCGGCCTTCACCGGCAACGTGATCGGCGCGATCAGCACGCTGATCTCGGTGTTCACCATGGGTGGCCCCACGGTCGAGGAGCGGATCCTGGAGCAGATCAAGGAGATGCGCAAACAGCTGGAGACCATCCAGCAGAACATGAACGACCGCTTCGACCGGATCGACGGCAAGCTGGACCAGATGTACAACCGGATGATCGAGGAGTTCAAGAAGCTGGACAACAGCGTCGCCTGGGTCCGGGAGAACCAGAAGCAGATGCTGGGGGCGCTGACCAGCCTCAGCGTCCAGCTGCAGGTCGTGGGCGCCACCCTGCTGAAGGCGATCGACGGGCTGCACAAGCTGGACCAGTGGGGCAAGGTCGACCGCTACCTGGACTACAAGCGCAAGCACGCCGGGCGGGACATGCCCGAGCGCGACTTCATCGACGCGGAGAGCGCCTTCTGGGTCACCGCGGTGCAGGCGCCGATCAACGACCTGTTCGTGGTGCCGCAGGCCAACTACCGCACCGACCCGGAGACCGTGCTGACCAACCTCAACCTGCACGGCGACGGTGGCACGGCCGCGTTCCTGGCCTTCTACGCCAGGGAGAAGCTGGACCCCGGCTTCGGCCACACCGGCCAGGGCGGCAACGCCGCGGCGTGGGGCATCGGCGCGAACGCCTACGGGCTGCTGGTCAAGCAGAACCCGCAGTGGCTCAGCGGAACCAGCACCGACGAGCGCGGCAAGAAGGCGCTCGACGGGGGACGGGACATCAGGGACCAGTTGCTGTCCTTCAGCCAGCCCGGCCCCGACGGCGCGGTCAACAAGACCTTCCAGTCCTTGCAGGCCAACTACGGGGCCAAGGCGGATGAGCTGATCGCCGAGGTGGCCAAGCGGGAGGGCGAGGTCAGCGAGGGCAAGACGCTGTCGCTGTTCCGCGGGCCTGAGCAGGGCGCGCCCGCCGGCACGCCTGGCCTGTACGCGCCGGAGCAGTTCCCGACCTGCCGGGTCACCAGTGACCCGACGCAGAACTTCCCGCTGTCCAGGGCCAGGGCGCACGACGGGCAGCACATGACCGCGCCCATCCTGTTCTACCGCTACTTCCGTCCCGACCAGGTCACCTACAAGCCGTGCTGGGACTTCACCCACCGGGCTGTCGCCGGGCAGCCTGGCGCCCACGACCTGGTCATGCAGATGCGGGACGAGTTCTTCTTCCCGGATGGCACCCGGTGGACCAGCAGGCCGACCGAGGCGGTGGTGCACCGCTGGCCGCCCGGCAGTACCGACAACGCCCTCACCTTCATCAAGCAGAACTGGGATTCGAAGCTCAAGCCGATCTTCGACCGGGACGCCAAGGTCGAGCCAGGGGTGGACTTCCTGACGCCGCGCTTCGCCAAGCTGGGCGAGCAGGTGCTCAAGTCGAAGCGGGCCGAGTTCTACAAGCGGGCCGCGGACTACGTGCGGGACAGCCCGGCCGGCCGGGAGCTGAACCTGTCCGCGCGGCTGCTGCGCGCCTACACCGAGGCGGGCTTCCCCCGGGCGCTCAACACCGACGAGTACCTGCGGTCCGCGCTTTATGGACCCAAGGCGCTCTACGGCGCGGGCCAGAACGACAACAACTTCCTGGTCGAGGAGTACAAGCTGGCTGCGCAGAACGTGCTCGAGGACAAGCCTGCCTGGGATCAGGCCCGTTCGGACCAGGCGAGCTTCTGCGCCCAGCTCGCCGCGGGCAAGGACACCGTCGGCGCCTGCCTGCGGCACAACATGAGTCTCCGGCAGGACCGGCTCAGCGCGCGGCTGGCCACGCAGTTCATCCTGCGCTGGGAGGGTGCGGACCAGACCCTGCCCGGCCTGCAGACCCAGCTGCGCACGCTGTGGCTGACCCTGCGTTCGGTGCACCCGAACTACGACTTCGGTCCGGCGATCGAGGCCCCAGCACCGCCCGCGCCCTCGGCCGGGATCTGGCAGGAGCCGGAGACGGTGGACGCCGAAGCCTCCTACGAGTCCGGGGTGGCGACCGCGATGCTCAAGGGCAACCAGTTCGTCGCCTGGCGAGGGACCGACGGGCACCTGTATGGATCGCTGGCCGGACGGCCGGGCTTTCCGGCCAAGGTGAAGATCGCCGACATCACCTCCAAGGCCCCGTTCGCGCCCACCGTGGCGGAGTTCAACGGCAAGCTGGTGGTGGTGTGGAAGGACTTCACGCCAGGTGCCCAGTTCCCGATGCAGAAGACCGCGGTCAGCGCGGACGGCAAGAGCTGGACGATCACCGAGGTCCCGGCGCCGCGCCGTCAGTTGCACAACCTGGACTCGCCGACGCTGACGGTGTTCAACGGCAAGCTGTTCGGCCTCTACCGGGGCACCGATCAGCAGCTGTACCTGACCAGCACCACCGACGCGGTCAACTGGGGCCCGGCCGTGCACACGCTGGCCGGGAACATGACCAACCAGCGGCCTGGCATGACCGTGCACAACGGCAAGCTCTTCGTCGCCTGGCGCGGTCACGACCAGCATCCGCGTGCCTATATGGCTTCCTCCTCGGACGGGGTGACCTGGGTCGGCGCGCCGACCAGGGTCGGCGGGCTGGAAGCGACCGTCGACGGCGGTCCGGTGCTGGCCTCGCACGGCGGCAAGCTGTACGCCGTGTGGCGCGGCTGGGATACCGCGGTGTTGTCCGGCTCGTTCACCACCGACGGCGCGGCGTGGTCACCGCTGTACACCGTGGCCCGCGGCGCGGCGACCAACCACCCGCCCGGCGTGGTGGCCGCGGGCGGCAGGCTGCGGCTGGCCTGGGGCCAGGCCCTGGCGGCCACCGTGGCCGCGACCAGCAGCGCGGTGCTGCCCGGCTGA
- a CDS encoding DUF3995 domain-containing protein, whose protein sequence is MAAVGQVGLPGMVAVDSVQAQYSQTWLPQLGNAALGIVAAGIVLATLRRWGPVARWVLLGALVLTLGAMAAGVVLLSVRGVWTGWVQLPLVVLVWPWLVWRFVTRYWRPVLPGAAWVALVCAIAYGGLKVAWAFGSELLMAETPLTGAERELLLGGGPVAFWVHVLTAMIAAAGALVILGLATSWRDRLPRWLLLGPAWVGIAFLLVRGVSGVTNALITLFGAASAEDRWYAGWDLGLWAPLWLVLGVALVRVVLRRGVRRVVAA, encoded by the coding sequence ATGGCCGCGGTCGGGCAGGTGGGGCTGCCCGGCATGGTCGCAGTGGATTCGGTGCAGGCGCAGTATTCGCAGACCTGGTTGCCGCAATTGGGGAATGCCGCGCTGGGGATTGTCGCGGCCGGGATTGTGCTGGCCACGTTGCGGCGGTGGGGGCCGGTCGCGCGGTGGGTTCTGCTGGGCGCGTTGGTGCTGACATTGGGGGCGATGGCGGCCGGGGTGGTGTTGCTTTCCGTTCGTGGGGTGTGGACGGGCTGGGTGCAACTGCCGTTGGTGGTGCTGGTGTGGCCCTGGCTGGTGTGGCGGTTTGTGACGCGGTATTGGCGGCCGGTGTTGCCGGGGGCGGCCTGGGTGGCGTTGGTGTGCGCGATCGCCTATGGCGGACTGAAGGTGGCCTGGGCATTCGGGTCCGAGTTGTTGATGGCCGAGACGCCGTTGACCGGAGCGGAGCGGGAATTGTTGCTCGGGGGCGGGCCGGTGGCGTTCTGGGTGCACGTGCTGACCGCGATGATCGCGGCGGCGGGGGCGTTGGTGATCCTGGGATTGGCCACCTCGTGGCGGGACCGGTTGCCGCGGTGGTTGTTGCTGGGGCCGGCCTGGGTGGGGATCGCTTTCCTGCTGGTTCGCGGCGTCTCCGGGGTCACCAACGCGTTGATCACCTTGTTCGGGGCCGCATCGGCTGAGGACCGGTGGTACGCGGGGTGGGATCTGGGGTTGTGGGCGCCGCTGTGGCTGGTGCTCGGTGTGGCGCTGGTCCGGGTTGTCCTCCGGAGAGGAGTACGCCGGGTGGTGGCCGCGTAG